tttaaaatattttcaatattacATAATTTTACCTTTTATCAATACCTATCTCAAACTATGTCATGTCTATAAATGCAATCTAACTAATGAACACATCATTGATATATATTTGTTGTTGATCGTGTTGCATTCTAATATGGTATTATGTTTTCGCAGTGGTGTGTCACATTAATATAATATCAATATGATGTATACAAATCATATCGTTTTACTTAATTTGTTATTAGGTATTTTATTCATCgttcattgttttttttctagtttggataattttttaaatgacaaatGACTAGAAATAGATTCGAATAATAAGTAGAAAGCTAATCAGTCAATGAAAAGaatcttttttctctttctctttattATAAAGAACCCACGGAGCGGAGGCCTAGGGCAAAGTAATAGTCAAGTCAATCATCAAAACGTCTGAACCTGTGTCATTGAAGTCTTTTCAAATCTTTTTCATAGTCTTGACTATCATCAAAACCTCCGAGCAAAATTCCTGGACAAATAATAGTCTATCAAACACTACATAGATAATGATATTTTGGTTGATTTTAGGTTAAAAAGTACTTATGGTCTCTAAACATTCGAAAAAGTAACAATTTAGTCATcgtacttttaaatatttttcttttaatctagTCTACAATGTTTGGTATGCaacaatttaattattatacttttaactttgtaacaatttagtccagattgtcaattttataattttactaTTAAACTTTGCATttcataaaattataaaatctaATTAATCTATCAATTTATTACATAAGAATCTCATTAGATTTTCACATTAATTTTTACAATAGAtactaaattattaaaaaaagtttaaaatagaCGACAACTtattatataacaaaattcaaaaactaaattgttacgaaaataaaagttcaaaaatcGAGAAGACTGTCAACCAAAGTCCATAAAGTTATTAGGAGTAAAAgtgagttttaaatttaagtttagtAAAAGTAAAACCAACCATGGAgagatattaaaaaatatatgaggaaaagaaaaaagtcaaAGAGACTTAGGAGAAGGAAGGAGAGGATGGCACGTGTGGGTAATCGGGAGCGTTGGATTAAAACTCCAATGAATACCACGTTGTGCGATTGTATTTCACATATATATCAATTTCCTCCACGTCCCTCAGCCCCTAACAAAGAAGGGGCTTTATCCGTAATTCCTTAAAGATTCGTGCCTCTTTTAGTTATATTCGATTTTCGGATAACCTTCTTCTAACAAAAACCAAACCCTAGTTTTGGTCATCGTCAAATCGCCGCCGCCTCTTTCCATTCTCacctttttattctttttcccCTTCATCCTTCTCTATCCAACGCTCCGATCTGTTTTTCTTTATTAGATCTGTTTCTGTCTCCTCTTCCTCTTCACATCCATCCCAATTTTTCCCGTTTTACTCTTCTTTTTACGTTTTTCGTCGTACCTCTTCATCGAATCCCCGATCCTTGGGGGTAATCGGAGATCTGTTGTTTCCGATTCCGGTTCTggttttggttttttgtttttgattttttttaaatttttgtaaattATTTTCAATCATTTGACGGACTTAGATCTGgaatttctttttgttcttttcctGGGGTCGTTTATTCCATCAATTTATCGTAAATCGCTGCTCTCGATTTCTTTGATTTTGTGATTCTGGTGCATAAGCGAAATCTAGGGTTAGGGTTTCTGCGTTTTAgggattttattttattttgacgAAAATAAATTGGGGTTAATTCAATTTTCTTGGAATAATCGCAATTCTTCGGCCAATTACCTGTATACCCGAGCTCCGTTTGTCTGAATCGTCCGTTGATACGACGACTGTTTTAGAGGTATAAAGCAAATGGTTCTTAATTTTTAGGGTTTCAATTTTGATGTTTATTCGATGAATATATCTAgcaataatttttaattttattttagccCTTTCGATTATAGttcttcaatttttattttttgtttttttaattaagtaaAATCGGGCCCCTCTGTTATAACGGTGCATATTTACCTCTATGCCCTTCCCCATAGGATGCTCTAAAACACGACCAAGAATTAAAGCATGATGTTTTATGCTGATGACATCTCTAGCAACCTAGAACTAAACATTTTTCTAGTATGACATATTCTTAATGCCTTCATCTTCTCTTAATTGGTATTCAGTTGGATAATGGACTTTTTCAGGTTGCATGTTCCTTTGAGTAATGCTTTAGAAGAATATTCTTTGTTCCTTAGTAGGTAGAATAAGACTATAACCAAACCAAGTACATTGGGCActcttgttttttttaaagtatGAATTATTCATATTCTAGTTGTGGGTTTTGCATGTCTAGTTTTAGAATTGATTTAAGCATGCATGGGTAACTTGGCTAAGCCACTTTGTTTGGTTTGATACTAGAATAGAACTTGCTACTATTAATAGGATATCCAAGGTAGTCCGGACGTTGACGAGTATGTCAGTCATACACACACATGTACTCCCATTGTGTTAGAAGATTTTGATAATGCACTCTAAGAAATTTAGTAAAGAAAATTTCCAAGCTCTACCTGGCTATAGTTTTTCATATAAATCAAGCTATCGATAAATTACTTATCTTCTTTATTAGGGAACTCAAGGTGCTTTTGTTAGAAAGTCAATGCAAGTATTTGGTTAAGACCCTTTCATAGTTTTCGGCATTGATTTTCTCTAAATTGCTTTCGGTTTAAAGAAACTGTGGATATGTGGAAGATACTGTGTTCCCCCTTTTCTACTTGTATGATTGATGTAATATCTCTCTTTTTATGATTGATGTAATATCTGTTTTGGGATTTTGCCTCCGTCTGTTTCTTTATTTGTTGATGGGATTTCTAGCATcttttttaacatatttttttcttctcagaTCACAATTGGTGGTACTTCCAAAATGGTGCAGAAACAGCCTTTCGATGATGGAGAGCCACTGGAGATCTCTTCCAAGCGCTTGAAACAAGTGGTTGAACAGAGCAATCAAATACTGTCATTTTCAGAATCTGTTATCCCTGAAGATTCTCTACAATATCATTATGCTCTAGGTGCGGGTTTGGTCATAATATTATGTCATGATGAAGGTTTTAATAAGCGTCTTAGGCTAGTAGTTTGTTCAACTTGCTATCTTGCAGGATggtaaatatttattttttgtatcCAGTTGTTCGGTACATTAAACTGTAAATGGAGTCCGAAGAATTTAATTAATGATTCAGTTAATATTGATTCTGGTTTGAAACAACTTGAGAAGTGATAGATAAATTTATTTGGGCCAATTATTTTATGCAAGTTTTGCGTGTATTAGCTGCTaagcatttttttttgttttaagttaGAGTTGTCTGGATAATTCTGATGGCAATTTTGTTTTCCATTATGATTGTTAGGGGATGAATTTCAAAAGAACGATACAGAAAGTGATGAAAAGCATTCAAGTGGAGTTTTCTCAGAGCCTCATGGAAGCAGTGATGACTTCGATACTAGTGTTCCTCATTGCTTATCCTTCTCCTCTGGCACGAACAACAATAAGACCCTTGAAGAGGGTTCCCCATCTAAATCTCCTCCACATTATTCTATTTCCTCAGAATTTTTTAACCCTGTAAATCATCAGCGAAGAATACTGACGTACTGTGAAGAAATATATTCTCTACTGTTAGACCATGCTCCTCAAAAATCTGTTTCCATTGGTCCCGAGCATCAAGCTATTGTTCCACCGTGGAGACCACGGGAGGCGCCTGGGTCAGATTCGAAGTCTAATTTTACAGGTGACGAATATGAGAAGAGGTTGACTGGTACATGCATTATTCCAATGCCAGACCTGGATTCATCCATCAGTAGTGGTCAAGAAGTTGGGAGTGGAAGAGCAGCTTGCAGCTGTGAGGATTCTGGGTCTGTTGGATGTGTTAGTACGCACATTGCAGAAGCAAGAGAGCAGCTTAAAAGTTCTGTTGGACCAGATAGGTTTGCGGATCTTGGGTTTTCTGAAATGGGAGAGCAACTAGCGCAGAAATggagtgaagaagaagaacggTTGTTTTATGAGGTTGTCTTTTCCAATCCAGTTTCACTGGGGAAAAACTTCTGGAGCGATCTTTCTGTTGTGTTTGCTTCCAAATCTAAAAAGGAGATTGTTAGCTATTACTTCAACGTCTTTATGCTTCGAAGGCGAGCAGAGCAGAACAGATGTGACTCATTAAACATTGATAGTGACAATGATGAGTGGCCAGGATCTGATGATTATGGTGATAATGAACCTGGAATGACAGAAGAGGATGATGACTCTGTTGTTGAATCACCACTACATGATGTTGGATCTTGTTTTGATCGTAGCAGGGAAGATGAATTGCAAGAGTATGACGAGGATATTGCTGATGAAAGATTTGATGATAATGAAAGTGGGGGAATTGGTAATTGTTTTAATAATTGTGGCTCCAGTCCCACGCTTCAGGACAAAATTCCCCACGATGAAAGGGGAGGAGAACACGAAGTTCAAGACGATTCTTGTACATCATCTGACACATTTCCAGCAACCCAAGAACTTCCAGCCAAGACGGAGCATTGCGATCAATGGCTAAGTAGCTTTACGGGGCCAAACAATAGCGTTGGTCTTGGTCATGAGCCATCATCAGTTCAGGAGCATTGTGATGCTAAAGTGTGGGACGTTGGATACTTGACTTGTTCCAAAAGTGAAGTTGACTTCTTGCCAACCAGCAGTATGATTGAAGAAGTTTTCGGAGACGATTCAAGTAACTACAAGGCAAGGGATGGGAAGAACTTGAGTTAGTTGCAGCTCGAGTTATCATAACCATGAATGGTAAATTGAAATGGGAAAAAAATTCCTTTCTTTTTACTCTCATGAGGGTCAATCACCCAAAATTTTTCTCCTGCATATAAATAGCGGATAGGAAGAGTTGCAATTTTACTTTTTCATCAAGCCAAGATGTGGCTACATTCCCTGTAAGGAGAGATGGTATAGTTGAAACGCAATTGGTTTTCCTCCAAGAATGTCATCTCTTGATCATAAATGAAAAGTAATTGGACTCATCTCTTACCTCTCTCTTTCTTGTGCAGAAGAAAATAGTGAGTTTTTGCTCACCCATTTTTTTATTAGCTTTATTATCTGTATATATCATCCGTGAACATGAATTATTATTGATACATAATTGTTAAAATATGTCGAAAATTCTCCAAAATGCAATTGGAATTCTCGTTTGTCTAACTTTTTGTCTTTACATTCTTAAATGGTCTGACTTAGCAATTCTTTGTGGATCATTGGCTCATAGCGATCCAACTGTAATCATTTGCTTTCATTGCTTCTGCACTATGTTGTTTTTATTACTCTGTTGATGCTTCTTTTGGAACCCCCTATTTCTTTTAGTGCTGAAAGTGACAGCAAACTATTTCATATTGGTTTGTGCATCATGGTTGGAGTCGTAAAGTTGAGCATAATTCATTGTCTGTCGTTGTTGGGTTGTCACACTGGTTTCCTTGAATTTGCTTTAATGTATAGTTTGTTTATTTGTATTAGATATTGAAAACCCAAACCAGATGTGGATTTTTCCAATTCCAAAGCAGTTTTAAGAATCTTATGGGTGGTGAAAAATAGGAGTCAAGATTAGGAGAGGAGGTTGGGGAAAGCATAAAGGCATTGGCATAGAGCATCTTATCCTTCATTCCTGTTATATATTACACCGCTTTGttggagagagaaagagagaactGTCTTTGCTCTATAAAGGGttctacttttaaaaaattgagtATATCACTTTTATTTAGAAGCTCTATTGAATACTCACTTACAAGTAAGTCCTTACACAGACAATAGCCCGCACCATATGGAAAAAAGATGCGATTTAATTATcatctcatcttcttcttcatacgTGCTTCCAAGTTTCcccattttctttaaaaaaaaaacttgtagTCTTTTGGTCAAACTAATCACTGTTTATACTAGAGTGACTTCCACGTGCTTCCCTTAGATCCATCCAATTCCTCTCTCCATTCAACACGACTAATAGGAGTATTCACAACTTACCAAGTAATTGTCCGTACTCATGGCGATAAAGACTTAAGCTATGACCCCCTCTTTAGATTGGAGGTATGATCAAACAATTTTTAGGAGTTGTTCTCAAAACTAGAAACCAAAATCCAAGTGGTTATGAGACGGGTCTTAGATTTTAGAAATTACTATTGATTTGTTTTCTTATTCTTTAGAGAATGAAAGTGGATTGGATTTGATTGGGAAACAATGCACATGTTGCTCAAGATTAAACATAGATTGTATAtgtattttcttatttaattccaaaagatagttaaaagtatttatatattatgtgtatatatatttaaaatgaatAGTTAGTGTCTGACACATTTTAGGAGGGAAAAAACAAAGCAGAAAATGGAAGGCAATTACAGACAAGTCACAGCTAAAAATTGTACTAAAGTGTTGGGAAGAAGGGAACAACCAAATGGAAGGTGCTCCTTAATCATAGTTGACATGTGATTAGTAGtcctaatcaattcattaacctTTTCTTTCGCACTCCATTAACCTTTGTGTTTAATTGCCTACTTAGGCCGGCAGGCTCTACTGCATTTCCACTcttattggttttttttaccTTCTTTTCCAACTTTTTTTTGATAAGCAAGAATCAatctttttctctaaaaaaaaagaaaacaaaaaaaaatagaaaagccAATTGGAGAAATCTAACTAGATTTAGATTTAGGGCTTGTTTGGAATGACTTATTAAGTTCAAAAAGTTATTTTTGATTGTAATGGAAAAACTTCTAATTTTATCCAAGTCGGTTTTTCAAAAGAATTTATGTTGGAATTGCATGTTTGTCAACTATTAATAGCTCGCGAGACGGGTGTAGTAGATcctattaaataaattaattaaagaggATAGAATGTATATGTACCAATTTATTAAAAAGTCTACATTCAAGAAAGAAAGATATTAGGAACAAAAATAGATCACATAAAGAgtttatcaaatttaaatgtcatgatttgaatttcaaaaataCTTTTTTGTTTATGTAACAAAGCAATGAccaatgtaaaaaaagaaaacaaaaaatagaaaagccAATCGGAGAAATCTAACTAGATTTAGATTTAGGGCGTGGTTGGAATGACTTATTACGTTCAAAAAGTTATTTTTGATTGTAATGGaaaaatttctaattttatCCAAGTCAGTTTTTCAAAAGGATTTAGGTTGGTATTGCATGTTTGTCAACTATTAATAGCTCACGACACGGGTTTAGTAAAAcctattaaataaattaattaaagaggATAGAATGTACATGTACCAATTTATTAAAAAGTCTACATTCaagaaagaaatatattaaGAACGAAAAAAGGTCACATAAAGAGTTTATCAAATTTAACTTCATCATGATCACAATTTCAAAAATACTTCTTTGTTTATGTCACAAAACAATTAACAATTCCAAATTGTCTATCGATGGTCGATCTCACCGAATTGAGACCTGAAGTGTGATTTCATGTTTgaaaaaaagttataatatGTGAAATTTTAATAATGTCCAAGAATTTGTATTCTAAAAGTTGCATACCTTAGAACCACTTGAATCAACCTCTTTTCTATTAAGATAAATAGAGCAAAGCTAACTCTTTTTGTTAAATGGAAGAgcatttcaaattttttttatatattcatgAGTGTCCAGGACAGTTTACTCACACTTGACGCACCTGGACTAATCTCACGAGACAAGCTGCGCTGAGCATTTCAGTGCCCAAATTATGGGTTTTGAAAGGATAAGCGACAGGTCACTCTTCCAGGAACATGTCTCATGCATTTGTGATAGTGCTAATCTACTACCGCAGGATAAACCCGAAAGAAAATTTAACATTGATTGTGATTTGTTACCTATGCTAAATGTTAGTATTCATTGTTTCCATAACGGTTATTGTAATAAACTTGGTTCAtacattaaaaaagaaaagaaaaaaaagaattaggTTAGAAGGGTTGAACCAAGAGATCCAAAGTGGGAGTGGGGAGGGAGGGTTCAAACAATAAACAAAGAACAAACATGTAACAAAATGACAACTTTGGGGAAAAAATGAACTAAAGAAAGTAGAAAAAGCATAACAAGAAGATGAAAGTGGAAGGGGGACTTGAGGAACAGAGTGATAGAGAGGTGGGAAATTCCTTAAGAAAGGAATAGTTTTTTTAGTATGGCAGTTAGGTTTTGAGTAGGTTCTTCAAACCATCATGGGCCATGGGGATGATCGCCTCCGACAATCTCAACCGTTAGATTTGGGGAAAGCGTAGAACTCTCAGTTAAATACACGTGCtgctttctcttctcttttaaCCCTTCTCTTCTCTTTGCATGGATTTCTCCTCTAAATATAGTCAAGCTTAGACTCTTAAAACCATAGAGAAACTCTCACGAGCTTTGCTTAATTACTTCCTCATTTCCCTTTGCTTTCTTCTATTGCTATTATTAGTATCAGTGGTTACAGATCACAGTTCCCAattctttcttattttaaatCTCTTTCTCTCTATACTTCAATTCAACAActcaaaaagagagaaagagctGGTAAGAATGTTTACTGGGTCTTCTTTTTTTCCACTTTTCTTGCTTCAGATCTTGTTCTTCCTCCATTTCTGAGGGGGGTTCTCAGTGATCAGTTGGAATAACAAGGTCTTTTTGTGATCTAGAGGAGATGGGATTGATATTCTGATCTGGGTTCTGTTTGTTTTTCTGTTTTCATTGTGTATTGGATCTTGTATTTAGTGTTATGAGATCAAGAATTGCAGCATCAATTCAAGCTCTTGGATTGATTTCGAAGTTGCATTAGctttttcatttcttcctttggtgtttttttttctcttctggTTTAAAGGCTTTTGTCAATGGAAGCTAATTTAGTATCAAGACATGTTTGCAAGCTCTGCAATAAGAGTTTTGCTTGTGGGAGATCCTTGGGAGGTCATATGAGGTCTCACTTGACCAATAATTTAGCTGAGAATGATGAGAAACATAGTAGAACAAGCCTTCAACTTGGTAATTACAGTGGTGGAAGCTTGTCAAACATGGAGGAGGAGATAGATTTTGGTTATGGTCTTAGAAAGAATCCAAAAAAGACTCAGAAACTTGAGTTTTTAAGTGAAGAATCATCACTTCAAGACAAGTTTTGTAGGGAATGTGGTAAAGGGTTTCAATCATGGAAGGCTTTGTTTGGTCATATGAAGTGCCATTCTGAAAGAGGAGTAGTTTTTTCTAGTAGTCAAGAGGAAGTGGAAGAACCAGATTCTCATATTACAGATGCCAAGCAGAAGATGGTAATGGATATCCAATCTGATAATGAAAACGAAGTTCCTAACAACAAGAGAAAGAGATCAAGGAGGAGAAGAACATCCAACCAAATGGGCACTGCAAATTCAACAACTTCTTTCTCTTTTGCCACAAATTCTTCATCTGTTTCTGATATAGAGCAAGAACAAGAAGTTGCAATTTCCTTGATGTTACTTTCCATGGATATGGGAAATTGGGTTGGTTTCAATTCACCAGCTGAGTCTTCAGATAACAATTCAAAGTTTCTTGAAGCTCCATCTGTTGTTGAGAGCAAAACTTCTGTCTCTAATGGCTGTGAGTTAGTGAAATCAAACAAACTCAAGGGAAAGAAAATGGAATTTGAAGTGAAACAATCAGAGGAAAGAGCTGGATCAACGATGATCAAGAAATCTCAGCTAAATCAAAGAGCTGGATCTAAATCTTCCCTCaagaaaaatgaacaaaatCAAGGTAGATTCAGCTCTGATATGTTCTTCAAATCCCCAAAAAAGACATTAGCAGAGTTTTGGGATTCAAAAATCTGCAAGAAACCCAAAAAGAGAAGCAAATTCGAGTGTGATATTTGCAATAAGATCTTTGACTCATATCAAGCACTTGGTGGGCATAGAGCAAGTCACAAGAAGTTAAAGGGTTGTTTCATTGAATCAGCCAtggaagacgaagaagaagaagaagacgaagaagaaatAGGAAGTGAAAGCAGTGGAGAAATGACCATTTCTGCAAACCCAAAAGCTGAAAGCAAAGGTTCGAAAGGGATCAACAATGGCGGACGAATCGAAAAAAACAGCAAACATAAATGCCCAATTTGCGAAAAAGTGTTTGCATCAGGACAAGCACTTGGTGGACATAAAAGATCGCATTTGATGAATGGATCAGAAACTAAAAACAGAGAAACAATTCAGATTCAAAAGCAAGTCCCAGAAATTAGGAGGTTTTTGGACCTGA
The sequence above is drawn from the Cucumis melo cultivar AY chromosome 2, USDA_Cmelo_AY_1.0, whole genome shotgun sequence genome and encodes:
- the LOC103494026 gene encoding zinc finger protein ZAT1-like translates to MEANLVSRHVCKLCNKSFACGRSLGGHMRSHLTNNLAENDEKHSRTSLQLGNYSGGSLSNMEEEIDFGYGLRKNPKKTQKLEFLSEESSLQDKFCRECGKGFQSWKALFGHMKCHSERGVVFSSSQEEVEEPDSHITDAKQKMVMDIQSDNENEVPNNKRKRSRRRRTSNQMGTANSTTSFSFATNSSSVSDIEQEQEVAISLMLLSMDMGNWVGFNSPAESSDNNSKFLEAPSVVESKTSVSNGCELVKSNKLKGKKMEFEVKQSEERAGSTMIKKSQLNQRAGSKSSLKKNEQNQGRFSSDMFFKSPKKTLAEFWDSKICKKPKKRSKFECDICNKIFDSYQALGGHRASHKKLKGCFIESAMEDEEEEEDEEEIGSESSGEMTISANPKAESKGSKGINNGGRIEKNSKHKCPICEKVFASGQALGGHKRSHLMNGSETKNRETIQIQKQVPEIRRFLDLNLPPEPVERESKDHNLASLNPSWWVAANEHKHEALVNVGFHI
- the LOC103494027 gene encoding uncharacterized protein LOC103494027, which encodes MVQKQPFDDGEPLEISSKRLKQVVEQSNQILSFSESVIPEDSLQYHYALGDEFQKNDTESDEKHSSGVFSEPHGSSDDFDTSVPHCLSFSSGTNNNKTLEEGSPSKSPPHYSISSEFFNPVNHQRRILTYCEEIYSLLLDHAPQKSVSIGPEHQAIVPPWRPREAPGSDSKSNFTGDEYEKRLTGTCIIPMPDLDSSISSGQEVGSGRAACSCEDSGSVGCVSTHIAEAREQLKSSVGPDRFADLGFSEMGEQLAQKWSEEEERLFYEVVFSNPVSLGKNFWSDLSVVFASKSKKEIVSYYFNVFMLRRRAEQNRCDSLNIDSDNDEWPGSDDYGDNEPGMTEEDDDSVVESPLHDVGSCFDRSREDELQEYDEDIADERFDDNESGGIGNCFNNCGSSPTLQDKIPHDERGGEHEVQDDSCTSSDTFPATQELPAKTEHCDQWLSSFTGPNNSVGLGHEPSSVQEHCDAKVWDVGYLTCSKSEVDFLPTSSMIEEVFGDDSSNYKARDGKNLS